From the genome of Impatiens glandulifera chromosome 9, dImpGla2.1, whole genome shotgun sequence, one region includes:
- the LOC124914807 gene encoding multiple organellar RNA editing factor 1, mitochondrial-like, protein MALFAGRSRRALTLSYSLINHQRLSSSSIWPPIPALSTSSSFAFGPENRSLEFRQFKIPFQSRNFTSSSVSFQAARSSFRGGDNEEITEDTILFEGCDYNHWLITMDFPKDPEPTREEKIETYLQTLAKVVGSYEEAKKKMYSLSTTTYQGFQCVVTEEMSEKFKGLPGVVFVLPDSYIDPVNKEYGGDKYENGVITPRPPPFQYGRNRGRSGDQNRDYNRREGSPIRNQPGNFGNPNQERNFRQPGDYSRPQPSGGMRDHSQSSNFPGRGDSIPPFQSNNSQGGVGYPNSQGGSPSGDQRNYAPPQGGNFGPPQGGNFGPPQGGNFGPPQGGNFGPPQGGNFGPPRGANYGPQAGGAYGQAADTNYGPPRGSTYGQQQAGGNYGPPAGGNYGHGEAGNYGQGAGRNFGQPAGGNFGQQGSGYYGQANAQNYVQPGMGNNSERPGGNYGQGFSTSQVQQAGSSPPTGFVQDVQTQGDEHKLRHMEQIGNIQGDHQRNYTSTPQNVVDQGKY, encoded by the exons ATGGCGCTGTTCGCCGGTCGTTCCCGCCGGGCCCTAACTCTTTCCTATTCACTTATCAATCACCAAAGGCTATCATCCTCTTCCATATGGCCACCAATTCCTGCGCTTTCTACCTCCTCCTCCTTCGCGTTTGGCCCGGAAAATCGTTCTTTGGAGTttcgtcaattcaaaatccccTTTCAATCCAGGAACTTTACATCGTCTTCAGTCTCGTTTCAGGCGGCTAGATCGTCATTTCGAGGCGGTGACAACGAAGAAATCACCGAGGACACTATACTGTTCGAGGGATGCGACTACAACCATTGGTTGATTACCATGGATTTCCCTAAGGACCCTGAGCCAACCCGAGAGGAGAAGATTGAGACCTATCTCCAAACTTTGGCTAAAGTTGTCGGAAG TTATGAAGAAGCAAAGAAAAAGATGTATTCTCTTAGTACGACGACTTATCAAGGATTCCAGTGCGTCGTGACGGAGGAGATGTCCGAGAAATTCAAAG GTTTGCCTGGAGTTGTCTTTGTGTTGCCAGATTCATACATTGATCCTGTGAACAAAGAGTACGGAG GTGATAAGTATGAAAATGGTGTAATCACACCTAGACCACCTCCATTTCAGTATGGGAGGAACAGAGGAAGATCTGGTGATCAAAATAGGGACTATAACCGCAGAGAAGGTAGTCCAATTAGGAATCAACCAGGTAACTTTGGAAATCCCAATCAGGAAAGGAATTTCAGGCAGCCTGGAGATTATTCTAGGCCGCAACCATCAGGAGGCATGAGAGATCATTCACAATCGAGTAATTTTCCTGGTAGAGGAGATTCAATTCCTCCATTTCAGTCGAATAATAGTCAAGGTGGGGTTGGATATCCTAATTCCCAAGGAGGATCACCTTCTGGAGATCAACGAAATTATGCGCCTCCTCAAGGTGGGAATTTCGGGCCACCTCAAGGTGGCAATTTCGGGCCTCCTCAAGGTGGCAATTTCGGGCCTCCTCAAGGTGGGAATTTCGGGCCTCCTCAAGGTGGGAATTTCGGGCCTCCACGAGGTGCAAATTATGGGCCACAAGCTGGTGGAGCTTATGGGCAAGCAGCAGATACAAATTATGGACCGCCAAGAGGATCAACTTATGGCCAGCAACAAGCAGGTGGCAATTATGGACCACCAGCAGGTGGAAATTACGGCCATGGAGAAGCTGGAAATTATGGGCAAGGAGCAGGGAGAAATTTTGGTCAACCAGCTGGTGGAAACTTTGGTCAACAGGGAAGTGGATACTATGGACAAGCCAATGCTCAGAACTATGTCCAGCCAGGTATGGGGAATAACAGCGAAAGGCCAGGTGGAAATTATGGGCAGGGATTCAGTACAAGTCAAGTGCAACAAGCGGGTTCTTCTCCCCCTACTGGGTTTGTTCAGGATGTCCAAACACAAGGAGACGAACATAAGCTTAGACATATGGAGCAAATAGGCAACATTCAAGGGGACCATCAAAGGAACTACACATCAACTCCTCAGAATGTGGTGGATCAA GGAAAATACTGA